The genome window TTTACCACCAAGACGTTCAGTAAGAGCTTTCCAACCGTCCCAGTCGTTTTCGTCCATACCATCTTCGATAGTGATGATTGGGTATTTGTTTACCAATTCTTCAAGGTAGTCGATTTGTTCTGCAGCAGTACGTACAGCAGCTCCTTCACCTTCGAATTTAGTGTAGTCGTAAACTTTACGTTCTTTATCGTAGAATTCTGATGAAGCACAGTCAAATCCGATAAATACGTCTTTACCAGGAACATATCCAGCAGCTTCGATTGCAGCAAGGATAGTTTCAACACCGTCTTCAGTTCCTTCGAAACGAGGAGCGAATCCACCTTCGTCACCTACGGCTGTTTCCAAACCACGTGATTTAAGGATTTTCTTAAGAGCGTGGAAGATTTCAGCACCCCAACGAAGAGCTTCTTTGAATGATGGTGCACCAGCAGGTACGATCATGAATTCTTGGAAAGCGATTGGAGCGTCAGAGTGAGAACCACCGTTGATGATGTTCATCATTGGAGTTGGAAGAACTTTAGTGTTGAATCCACCAAGGTAGCTGTAAAGTGGGATTTCAAGGTAGTCAGCAGCAGCACGAGCTACAGCGATAGACACACCAAGAATTGCGTTTGCACCCAATTTACCTTTGTTAGGAGTACCGTCAAGTGCGATCATAGCACGGTCGATAGCTTGTTGGTCACGTACATCGTAGCCGATGATAGCTTCAGCGATGATGTTGTTTACGTTGTCAACAGCTTTTTGTGTACCAAGACCACCGTAACGAGATTTGTCACCGTCGCGAAGTTCAACTGCTTCGTGTTCACCAGTAGAAGCTCCTGATGGAACCATACCACGTCCGAAAGCACCTGATTCAGTATAAACTTCTACTTCAAGTGTTGGGTTACCGCGTGAGTCTAGGACTTCGCGAGCGTAAACATCAGTAATAATTGACATTTTTTACTCTCCTTTGAGTTAAATTTTTTACACCTCTATGATACCTTAAAAATAAGCGTTTTTCAAGAAAAAACGTTATCTTTGTGCAAATTTTCCTTAAGTTTATAAAGTAATCGCTTTCTTTCATCTGTTTTCTCCTTTATTTTATGATATACTATTTTTATGACTGATGTATCAAAACAAATCCTAGAAAAAGCTCATGGTGGGCTTAAACTAAATCCAGATGAACAGAGATGTTTTCTCGGAACTTTCGAGGAACGTGTCCTTGGCTATGCAGACCTTGAAACAGCTAATGATGATAAATTTCAAAAGGGTTATGTATCTATTTTAGAGAGTCTAAAAAAAGAGACTCAACTTCTATTTGTCAAAATTTCTCCTCAGGTAGAGTTTGATAAACAAGTTTTTTATCTAAAACAATCCAAAGATGCTGACTGCCAAGCGACCATCGTTTCTGAAGGTCATAACTCTTCTCCTTTTGGCCTAGTTATCCATAGCGATGCCCCTGTTCAAACAAGTGAAAAAGACCTCAGAAAGGCCTTTTCAGACTTGTGGCAGGAAAAAGAGATGAAAAAAACTCCTATTTCTCTTTGGAAAAAGTGGTTTGGTTAATTTTTCTTCAAAGCTAAAAATTGACCAATGTTTGCAGCTGTATCTTCTAAATAGATAGCTGCATTTTTTAGACTGTCTTCCAGTGGTTCACTTTTTTCTAATATAGAAAAAGCGGCAATAATATTCTCAAATGGTAAAGGAGGTAAATCCTCAGCTAAACTACCACAAATAGCAATAACTGGAACACCATTTGGTGTTCTTTTTGCTACTCCGATTGGTGCCTTACCAGATAAACTTTGAGAATCTAACCTACCTTCACCAACAATAACTAGATCTGCATCTACAACCTGTTCATCAAAGTTTATCAAATCCAAACAAGTTTGGATACCAGATACGATCTCTGCTCCAGCAAAAGCACATAAGCCAGCTGCAATACCGCCACCTGCTCCAGCACCATCCAATTTTAACACTTCAGGTGCAACTTTGTGGTAAAAGTTTTCAATAGCATCATCAACTTTTTGAAATTGAGCTGGGTTTAATCCTTTTTGCTTTCCAAATGTATAGGTAGCACCGTGAGTTCCACAGAGTGGATTGGTCACATCTGCTAAGATTTTAATATGCACATCAGAAGGAATAGATATAACTTTCTCCTTTGAAATATCAGTAATTTCAAACAAAGACTGACCAATAGCTAGAAGTTCATCTCCATTTTTGTCATATAACTGGTAACCAAGTCCTGCAGCAATCCCAATCCCTCCATCGTTACTGGATGTCCCACCAACTCCTATATAGATTTCTTTCATTCCTTGTTCGATTAAATATAGGATCAGTTGACCAATCCCCTTTGTTTGAATCTTCAGTGGATTTCGTTTTTCAATAGGAATTTTAGCAAGCCCAACTAGATCAGCCACCTCGAACAGAGCAAGTTCTCCTTTTTGAACATAAGTCATTTGAATCTCATCTCCAAAGGGACCTGTCACTAAAGCAGTTTTTTCTACAAGACCAAGTGAATTTTTAATGGCATCCACTGTTCCTTCCCCTCCATCGCCAACAGGTAAGAGCAAACATTTCGATTCAGGCAGAGCCTTTTTAAGGCCTCGTTTAATAGCTTTAGCTACTTCACTTGCAGGGAGACTCTCCTTAAAAGAGTCAGGTGCTATAACAATTTTCATACACTCATCTTTCTAATCAAAGGAAATCTATCAGATTCAATACTTTTGTTAAATCTCTATCTTCAATTTTAAGGGGAATTTCCTCTTTCACGATTTCTTTGGCACAGAAGCCAATGCCGATTCCAGCTCTCTTCAACATTGCTAAATCATTAGCTCCATCTCCAATAGCAATTGTTCTATCAATTGGTACCTCTAATTCATCAGCCCATTTTAGAAGAGTCGATTCTTTAACTTCTTTGCTAATAACTGGACCTTTAATATTTCCAGTCAAATACCCATCTCTGATTTCCAATTGATTAGCAGTAAATAAACGAATCCCTAAGTCATTTGCTAATTTTTTTACGACATCGGTAAATCCCCCTGATACTAAACCAACTTCTATCTGATTTTCTTGAAGAACTTTAACAAATTGCGTGGCATTTTTACTAAAATGTAATTTGTGATGAATCTTATCGAAAACATCTATAGAAAGTCCTTTTAGAAGAGAAACACGTTTTCTCAAACTCGTTTCAAAGTCCAATTCCCCTTTCATAGCTTGGGAAGTCAGCAAAACTACTTCTTCTTCACAATCTGCCTCTTTCCCTAATAAATCAATAACTTCTTCCTCTATCAGAGTTCCATCAACATCTAGGACACAAAGTCCTCTAACATTATTCATTTATAATCCATACTTTCATTATCTTAAATTGGTTATCTAAAGTTCTTTCAACATAGTATAACTATAGATTTTAATTCTATCAATTGAAATTTACGATAATTTCCCATACAAAGTTCATAATACAAGAAAGCTATTATTTGAGTAATCCTTTATTATTTTTTATCCTACTTACAATTGTAAAGCTTAGGAGAGGAATTAACCTTACGTAATAATAAATCTATATCTCGGTGTTCAAAGAAATTAAGAGCTTGAACACCAGAAAAATATAGTTTATGACCTCTTGGTAATGACACGTTATCTAAATAAACTAATAATGGAGTATTGGAGTAATCTTTAGAATAAGCCAACTCAACCATACAATTCTTAGATTTTAGATACTCTTCAGAAATAAGAGCAAGAAATCCACTACATTTCTCGATTTTTAAAGCAATCTGATCCGCCCAATCACTAGATGGTAAAATACCTTCATCATACCAAACACGGTAACCATTTTTTTGTAAGTTTTCAATTATTTCTAATGCTAAAGTATTATTGGTTCGTGAGTAGCTAAAAAATATAAATGGCTCTTCTCCTATATAGGCAATCGGCTTACTCTTCTTCACTATATTTAGATTCACTCTATCTGACTTACCACCATTAGCAGTAATATATTGTACTATTAAACTGTATGAACCACAAATCATCAAATCTCTTTTTCGTATAATGAAACTTACTCTTGCACAAGAACCACTTGAATAATTACCAATATTAATTCCAGAGGAACAAATATTATCACTTAAATGAAACCAATTTTCTGATTCTAAATCGACAATTTCATTTTGACTTGAAGTAATTCGAGTCGTTCCGGGTACTAATTCAAATTCATCAGGAAGAATTACTTTGATATTTACATTATTTTGTATTACGCTTCCTGTATTTCTATATATTCCATCTATTCGAAATGTATCTGAGATTGAGGTTATTTCAGGAAAAAAATCATTTGAATTATCTTCAGCTACTAGGCTTTCTACCTTGAAGTCTGGATAATCAACCTTAAATTGAAACCTAACCTTCCCAGCATAATCTGGTCCACCAGGAAGAATCCCATTTAGATCTTCGTATCCAAGCTTTATTCCTTCATCAAGTATAGTCCCAGA of Streptococcus oralis contains these proteins:
- a CDS encoding toll/interleukin-1 receptor domain-containing protein, which translates into the protein MVEKQETNTFSKLANHVIFNSVTDNPYYGDERKFFKIRKLGEPFYSTNIHLIPGEEYEAEIFFHNNANPILNKKENNYMGIALDVKLNVWLPATIKKGQTLLAKATISATHPKPQVVFSEVYLSSLERTVALRYKMDSGIFINNSKISGQLVSGTILDEGIKLGYEDLNGILPGGPDYAGKVRFQFKVDYPDFKVESLVAEDNSNDFFPEITSISDTFRIDGIYRNTGSVIQNNVNIKVILPDEFELVPGTTRITSSQNEIVDLESENWFHLSDNICSSGINIGNYSSGSCARVSFIIRKRDLMICGSYSLIVQYITANGGKSDRVNLNIVKKSKPIAYIGEEPFIFFSYSRTNNTLALEIIENLQKNGYRVWYDEGILPSSDWADQIALKIEKCSGFLALISEEYLKSKNCMVELAYSKDYSNTPLLVYLDNVSLPRGHKLYFSGVQALNFFEHRDIDLLLRKVNSSPKLYNCK
- a CDS encoding glycerate kinase, with the translated sequence MKIVIAPDSFKESLPASEVAKAIKRGLKKALPESKCLLLPVGDGGEGTVDAIKNSLGLVEKTALVTGPFGDEIQMTYVQKGELALFEVADLVGLAKIPIEKRNPLKIQTKGIGQLILYLIEQGMKEIYIGVGGTSSNDGGIGIAAGLGYQLYDKNGDELLAIGQSLFEITDISKEKVISIPSDVHIKILADVTNPLCGTHGATYTFGKQKGLNPAQFQKVDDAIENFYHKVAPEVLKLDGAGAGGGIAAGLCAFAGAEIVSGIQTCLDLINFDEQVVDADLVIVGEGRLDSQSLSGKAPIGVAKRTPNGVPVIAICGSLAEDLPPLPFENIIAAFSILEKSEPLEDSLKNAAIYLEDTAANIGQFLALKKN
- the serB gene encoding phosphoserine phosphatase SerB — translated: MNNVRGLCVLDVDGTLIEEEVIDLLGKEADCEEEVVLLTSQAMKGELDFETSLRKRVSLLKGLSIDVFDKIHHKLHFSKNATQFVKVLQENQIEVGLVSGGFTDVVKKLANDLGIRLFTANQLEIRDGYLTGNIKGPVISKEVKESTLLKWADELEVPIDRTIAIGDGANDLAMLKRAGIGIGFCAKEIVKEEIPLKIEDRDLTKVLNLIDFL
- the eno gene encoding surface-displayed alpha-enolase: MSIITDVYAREVLDSRGNPTLEVEVYTESGAFGRGMVPSGASTGEHEAVELRDGDKSRYGGLGTQKAVDNVNNIIAEAIIGYDVRDQQAIDRAMIALDGTPNKGKLGANAILGVSIAVARAAADYLEIPLYSYLGGFNTKVLPTPMMNIINGGSHSDAPIAFQEFMIVPAGAPSFKEALRWGAEIFHALKKILKSRGLETAVGDEGGFAPRFEGTEDGVETILAAIEAAGYVPGKDVFIGFDCASSEFYDKERKVYDYTKFEGEGAAVRTAAEQIDYLEELVNKYPIITIEDGMDENDWDGWKALTERLGGKVQLVGDDFFVTNTSYLEKGIAEGAANSILIKVNQIGTLTETFDAIEMAKEAGYTAVVSHRSGETEDSTIADIAVATNAGQIKTGSLSRTDRIAKYNQLLRIEDQLGEVAEYRGLKSFYNLKK
- a CDS encoding DUF1694 domain-containing protein; protein product: MTDVSKQILEKAHGGLKLNPDEQRCFLGTFEERVLGYADLETANDDKFQKGYVSILESLKKETQLLFVKISPQVEFDKQVFYLKQSKDADCQATIVSEGHNSSPFGLVIHSDAPVQTSEKDLRKAFSDLWQEKEMKKTPISLWKKWFG